A portion of the Sabethes cyaneus chromosome 3, idSabCyanKW18_F2, whole genome shotgun sequence genome contains these proteins:
- the LOC128741755 gene encoding CTP synthase-like — protein MKYIIVTGGVISGIGKGVVASSLGMLLDSCGIGVTSIKIDPYLNMDAGTFSPYEHGEVYVLDDGGEVDLDLGNYERFLNITLHRDNNITTGKIYKKVIDRERVGDYLGKTVQVVPHITNEIQEWLEKVATTPVKDNIAPEVCIVELGGTIGDIESMPFVEALRQFQFRVKRENFCLAHVSLVPSPPATGEPKTKPTQASVRELRGLGLSPDLIVCRSEHPIGNEVKEKISNFCHVAPEQVIGIHDMSSIYHVPLLMEEAGVIDMLNDRLKLNLTSTRSVQFMQSWRGLTERIDNVYKKVTIAVVGKYTKLEDSYASLSKSLLHASLAVGYKVVIKYIEACDLEPETKQTQPQSYYEAWQALTNSHGVIVPGGFGTRGVEGKIRACQWSRENKKPFLGICLGLQAAVIEFARNILQIENATTAEIEQKAEHPLVIEMPEHHPGQLGGTMRLGKRTTIFKKDSIMRQLYGNVDQIEERHRHRYEINPQYVAQLEEKGMQFVGHDSEKTRMEIIELKDHPYYVATQFHPEYLSRPLKPSPPFLGLILASVGKLDSYLQQGNKLASPS, from the exons ATGAAGTACATCATAGTTACTGGTGGCGTCATCAGTGGCATCGGCAAGGGCGTCGTTGCCAGCTCCCTCGGAATGTTGCTGGATTCGTGCGGAATCGGAGTCACCTCCATCAAGATCGATCCGTACTTAAACATGGATGCAGGAACATTCTCTCCTTATGAACACG GCGAGGTATACGTTCTAGACGATGGCGGAGAGGTGGATCTTGATTTAGGAAATTATGAGCGTTTTCTAAATATTACTCTACATCGTGATAATAACATTACTACgggtaaaatttataaaaaagtgaTTGATCGAGAACGAGTAGGAGATTACTTGGGGAAAACAGTTCAGG TGGTTCCTCACATTACGAACGAAATTCAGGAATGGCTGGAAAAGGTGGCCACAACACCAGTCAAAGATAACATTGCCCCTGAAGTGTGTATCGTGGAACTTGGTGGAACGATCGGTGACATAGAGAGTATGCCATTTGTCGAAGCGCTCCGCCAGTTCCAGTTTCGAGTGAAACGAGAGAATTTCTGTCTTGCACACGTTTCGTTGGTTCCATCACCTCCCGCTACGGGTGAACCAAAAACCAAACCAACGCAGGCTAGTGTCCGGGAACTTCGTGGACTGGGACTTAGCCCAGATTTGATTGTCTGTCGATCGGAGCATCCGATTGGGAATGAGGTTAAGGAAAAAATCAGTAACTTTTGTCATGTTGCTCCAGAGCAAGTAATAGGTATACACGACATGTCTTCAATCTATCATGTTCCATTACTAATGGAAGAGGCGGGTGTGATTGACATGCTGAATGACAGACTGAAACTGAATCTGACTTCAACACGATCAGTTCAATTCATGCAGAGTTGGCGAGGTCTAACGGAACGCATTGATAATGTGTACAAAAAGGTTACTATTGCTGTAGTAGGAAAATACACTAAACTGGAGGATTCCTACGCATCGCTGTCCAAATCGCTGTTACACGCATCATTAGCCGTTGGATATAAAGTTGTCATCAAATATATTGAAGCCTGTGATTTGGAACCAGAGACCAAACAGACCCAGCCCCAGTCGTACTACGAAGCCTGGCAAGCTCTCACAAACAGCCA TGGCGTCATTGTTCCAGGAGGATTTGGAACGCGTGGTGTGGAAGGAAAAATCCGTGCATGCCAGTGGAGCCGGGAAAACAAAAAACCTTTCCTTGGCATTTGTCTCGGTCTACAGGCTGCCGTTATCGAGTTCGCTAGAAATATTCTGCAGATAGAG AACGCAACTACAGCAGAAATTGAACAAAAAGCCGAGCACCCGTTGGTCATAGAAATGCCCGAACATCACCCAGGACAACTGGGTGGCACAATGCGTTTAGGGAAaagaacgactatcttcaagaaAGATAGTATTATGAGACAATTATATGGCAACGTAGATCAAATCGAGGAACGGCATCGTCATCGGTACGAGATTAATCCACAGTACGTCGCTCAGTTGGAAGAGAAGGGCATGCAATTCGTCGGCCATGACTCGGAGAAGACTAGAATGGAAATCATTGAGTTGAAAGACCATCCGTATTACGTCGCCACGCAATTCCACCCGGAGTATCTTTCGCGGCCACTCAAGCCTTCCCCTCCCTTCCTAGGGCTGATATTGGCTTCGGTGGGCAAGCTAGATTCCTACCTGCAGCAGGGAAATAAGCTAGCGTCGCCGTCTTAG